The genomic interval atgctatgtataaacaaactataatgtgttgcatttatgaaattgatcaactcctgcagagaaaacgaaattacattgctgcatgcaacaaaaacattttgaactccgaaaaaaagacgggttgaaggttacttttaagtaaaatactcaatgtctatttgagtccttcttgtatttatgaaaaacgccgaacttaaattttccgccagcagcaaaccaaaaataacatcagccagctgtcagcctgaaaaataaaaggactatttcattgaacaatgaaaaaatatgaatatatgtaaaataataggcaattaaaatatttatcatacttggttaatgggatttctgctcctggacctcagcgcacaacgtctgcacattagggctgtatgacgtcaccttcatctttacacaggatcgcaaactgtcatctgtgaggcgtgcgcgatgtttttttaataaagttcatgttggagaacacctgctcacatacatatgtggatccaaagatcgacaggactccaagcgcatactttttcatgtttacataaatgtcgggcatagcattccatgtttggaacacaagtttgtctggtttcgggaggttttcaatatcactccatttgtgattctgagcaagaacggccttctgacgggcaacatcttcaaggtctgctgtcaagcgtctaaacttggacacccatatgtctttgttggctatgtcggccagttccatctcaagatcaggtttactcacacctgccaatgcagtcgtattcagtagggaaggatcgatgcttaagggagtgaccgggaaggataatgtgtttttttcctctctgaactcacagaagcgtttcccaaatgatgtttgcattgcgatgattgcagaatgtaaatactccgaaattatcatgtcgtgaccttgtttgaactctctcaaattggggaagtgagacaaagtgcctttctgtaaatctctggcaagcactgtcaacttgcgctcgaatgccaaaacatcctccaacatgtgcagggctgtgcgtcctttcccctgaagagctgtgttcagcgtgttcaggtgcgctgtcatgtctaccatgaagtgtagcttttccagccactctggctgttccagctcaggaaaggtgagccctttgctgcccaggaacgttttcacttcttccagacacgcgacaaagcgtttcagcacctcccctttggacagccaccggactttgttgtgcagcaggagatcagaatatgcgctttccagctcgtccagtaacaaacggaattgacggtgatttaaactttttgccattattttattgacaatctgaatgacaacatccattacttctgtgcattctggaggaaatgtttgagcgcacagtgcctcttggtgcaagatgcagtgaaaagtcagcagctttctgtccagcgacttctgcagtaaagccacaaatcccttgtgcgttcccgtcatattcggtgccctgacaccagtagctactgacaccagatgggtggtctttattcctttggctcttaaacaattcaagacagcctcacagatgtcctccccccgtgtttgttcttttagaggtatcaactcaatcagttcttcctgtggcccggcagagtttacataccggcagaacagcgctatttgttcaatatcacctttgtctttagactcgtcacaggcaatcgagtaggccacagctgaattgatgtcttcaATTTGCTgacttgtgatgtcttctgccatttttatggttctgtctttgacagtctttgcagagaggggcatatccctgattttctgcacaatttcactcttgtttttaaagtccgtgaatagatgttctgaaatcttaatgaaagattcttttatatattcaccatctgtaaactgcttcccgtgcctgactatttcctgagcggcaatataactagcgtatgtcgttgattttccagacttcatccatttctggaaatgatttttgctcagatcaaccttccgcatcagttccgaaacggctttttttctctcatctccatccggatatttttgagcaaaggctgcgtgtttattctggaaatgccttgcgacatttgactttttgttgtttgctagtttctcattgcatattaagcataccggtaaaccagtctcgtcaacagtgaaagcaaatgaatctgtccaagtatcattaaacgttttgttttcttcagtcacttttctttttttagaattctccatagttggcttaccttggatcgaaaaattaaagaaatcgcgcactgacgggtgtcaggtattggcagtggtgacgtatattaatagcgataaaaacacgttgtagcggtgtgctcacgcagtcagtaaactgcagtcgaataactttatttgaactaaacagccttgcttttaagcctccctcaacccagcccccatgggcgcggatgctgcaaaagacgcatactcacaaacccccgtaggctatctcccttagcctgaatgctggctaattgtgagccgtttcggatgtgccaggaaatgtgtcgtcacaaagtcttatttagattgtacaagatcaccataatcttcaaatttagaattacatttcaaaagctaacaaactaacataaaatacattttaattaaatactgaccaattatttcccaaagccacagggagccgcagcacagagctGAAAGAGCCAcaagtggctccggagccgcgggttgctgacccccggactaagtgttctggaacaccagaccTTGAGAAGAAGCTTCTCAAGCCACAGATGAAGCTGTCTAACAATATAAAACCCTACGgcatacaggaaagatacaggcatggatagtggaatggctgacaggcaggaggcagtgagtgagaataaaaggggcctttttctggttgactgccagtgactagtggtgttcctcaggtgtcagtattgagactactgcttttcacattgtttgccaatgatttagataatggaattgatggctttgcggcaaagtttgcaaatgatatgaagataggtgaatggggtaggtagtgctgaagaagcaatgcaTTTTCAGTtgggcttagacaaattggaagactgggcaaggaagtggcagatggaatacagcgttggtaaatgtatgataatgcatttagaTAGTCATAGTgctgactattatctaaatgggaagcaagttcaaacatcagaagtgtggagggacttgggaatccttgttcaagactcccagaaggttaatttacagtttgagtccatggtaaagaaggcaaatgcaatgttgcatttatttcaagaggaacagaatataaaacaaggagataataattaataaaaaacacaaaatgctggcagaactcagcaggccagacagcatctatgggacgaggtaataacgatgtttcgGCCTGTTTCGGAcaaagcctcaaaattgaggggcaaccctttagaacttaaggaatttttttagccagagagttgtaaatctgtggaatgctctaccacagattgtggtggaagccaagttcgtgggtgtatttaaggtgaaagTTGATCATTTCTTGATCAGTCAAGGCATCAGAGGATATGACAAGGAGGCAGGTGTACAGGTTTGAATGGGATCCGgtattagccatgatggaatggcagagcagacccgatgggctgaatggcctaattctcctctaaAACACCAACAGTGTGTGAGGTTGTAGTGGATGTTATTGGTAATATTTCTTGCCATTTTGTAGTGCAACTACAAAGTGGTCAGAAATGCAACTCATATTAAGAAATTTGTACCCATGAATGGTCTgccaaaatccacatgaatcctctgccagtaGTATGCAAGCCATTCTCAGGaatgctgctcttggcatcttctggatgtgttggcatcctgaacagtgcacagcaagctgctcgatctgctgatccaTCTCAGTCTTGTGATGGTGTCCTCTAAGAAAGAGAGCTATCTCTatattcatgctgctgctgttagtggaacacccttctgtggattaaaAATGGATACAAGTGGTTTATGATGAGAAACGAGGGTAAAATACCTTGCTTACAAGTATTGCTTGAAGTGTTTTACACTCCAacccagactcaaggcctctctgtcaatctgtgcataatttttctcggcactggtaagggaacatgatgcaaaggctacTGAGTATTCAtgtcactcataacatgtgacacaACTGCAGCTATACTATCAGGAGAGGCATCACAGGCAAACTTTACTGGACAACGTGGATTATCATGTGTGAGTAcaatgtctgatgtcaccatttcctttacctttttgaaaactacctcacattgccatttcttcctgatctgttgcAATCAGTTCAAGGGGTGGAACACAATAGCCAGATTTGACAGGAAGCTGTTCCAGTAATTGACACATCCTATAAAGAACTGCATTTGTGACATGTCCTTTGCCCTTGGGggatccaccactgcttgaattttctcaacacACTTGCGTAAAGCTTGTGtgcaatggtgtgaccacagtaagtgatactTAGTTTAAAGAATTCATGCTCTGatcccataatcttctaatctttttgacACTGTCTTGGGATTttagagatgttccttgtcatccgtTACCAGTAGCAACAATATTATCCAATAACAGAGAGtgtctgggcagccttgcagtacCTTGTCCATAACTTTCTGCCAGAGTCCAGGTGCAGGTACTGTTTCAAATATAAGCCTATTAAAACAGTGAAGCCCTTTGAGAGTGCTTATGGTgaaaaacactttggactcttcttccatctccacctgTAGATAGGCCTGAACTAAGTCCACCTTGCTGAAGTATTTccttccagaaaggtttgcaaagatatccccaCCACTGGCTGCTTTATCCCACATGCTATAAGGAACCAGATGTGCTTTGTAATCTTGGGTATGGTATTTTCATTTACCCCTATTTTGCACTTGTTACCAATGTCATCCttaaacactgctgtggcatcatccagtgccTTTCTTATTTGCCTTCACTTGACTTTATTGCGGGGGATGTAGCATACAGATTGTgggtggatctccaatcaagttgtaattgtctcagccaatcacaccagtgcaatgctggccctcctattTTAACCACATACaaacccaatgtggcttgttggttgtatttcactgttatggatGTCATTCACattggagttatcttttctccagaataagttcttagttggatatctgtaggcttccaTTTAGTacttttgaaatgctgttcaaactcattttatgGAGTGACTGAAGCAGCTGAGTGaaagtccaattccattttaattaatttgccgctcacttctggtgtaagcttgTCTATTCCTAGTTCTCCCATTGTAAATCTCAATGTCCTGTatcattctcatcattatcagatttttcagcaACAGATGCAGattaatgctctttttgaaacttcaACCTGACTTTTATCTGTTTCACTTccatgtgcagtccatttatgttTGTCTGTCCAATGTGCACTTTGAACATGTCCTACTCTTTGCATTTTCTGTTTGGTTCacctcttgaggaaatatggtctgcctcaggaattgctgctgcagttctatactgcagtcattgagtctgtcctgtgcacctccatcactgtgtggtttggagccgccaccaagcaggatagaaccagactacagcgcacagtgaggactgccgagcgcatcattggagcctccctgccctctattgtggatctgtactcttccaggttgaagaagagggcagggaatatcataaaggactccttccatcctgcgcacagactgtttgaactgcttccgtctggtaggcacttcagatccctccaggctaagactaataggcactggagaagttttttccctactgctgtCACTTTGCTGAatagttaactgccggttaactgtcggctaactattacttggattgcactacttgtatgtataatctatattttcatttatatttatcattattattgttatgagcagagagataacatctgccggaagtaaattccttgtatgcgTACAGGTACGCATTAAATGATTAAATGAttaaatgattctgattctgattctgaaaccagCATTGGTCTTGTGTACTTGAGCCCCTGCCAttatggtaacacaatttgttccgGCAGGCcaatttctgtttagatgttgcaattttgttcatctcactttcattcctgactgcaactcaattgcattccTGGACacagtttccattgatacagcaatttcaactgctcttttaaatgtgagttgttctTTAGTTAGGAGTCTTTTTGGAatattttcttgtaagattcca from Hypanus sabinus isolate sHypSab1 chromosome 3, sHypSab1.hap1, whole genome shotgun sequence carries:
- the LOC132390769 gene encoding general transcription factor II-I repeat domain-containing protein 2-like codes for the protein MENSKKRKVTEENKTFNDTWTDSFAFTVDETGLPVCLICNEKLANNKKSNVARHFQNKHAAFAQKYPDGDERKKAVSELMRKVDLSKNHFQKWMKSGKSTTYASYIAAQEIVRHGKQFTDGEYIKESFIKISEHLFTDFKNKSEIVQKIRDMPLSAKTVKDRTIKMAEDITSQQIEDINSAVAYSIACDESKDKGDIEQIALFCRYVNSAGPQEELIELIPLKEQTRGEDICEAVLNCLRAKGIKTTHLVSVATGVRAPNMTGTHKGFVALLQKSLDRKLLTFHCILHQEALCAQTFPPECTEVMDVVIQIVNKIMAKSLNHRQFRLLLDELESAYSDLLLHNKVRWLSKGEVLKRFVACLEEVKTFLGSKGLTFPELEQPEWLEKLHFMVDMTAHLNTLNTALQGKGRTALHMLEDVLAFERKLTVLARDLQKGTLSHFPNLREFKQGHDMIISEYLHSAIIAMQTSFGKRFCEFREEKNTLSFPVTPLSIDPSLLNTTALAGVSKPDLEMELADIANKDIWVSKFRRLTADLEDVARQKAVLAQNHKWSDIENLPKPDKLVFQTWNAMPDIYVNMKKYALGVLSIFGSTYVCEQVFSNMNFIKKTSRTPHR